Proteins found in one Collinsella aerofaciens genomic segment:
- a CDS encoding transposase, which translates to MKIILTLTSACSGRPEDSKAAVRDLVHAAVYQDDPDLARCVWAEAAPWVASVSARAGEVFEQAEDSALAFTAFPRAHWAKLRTNNVQERANREIKRRYRVVQSFPSRESMLRLTCASLMETEGQWSQQRMFSEASAAEGFAEPADRPAPTEGRRRALGRRAREIVDEIVEKHGLKKE; encoded by the coding sequence GTGAAAATTATATTGACGCTAACAAGCGCCTGCTCGGGCAGGCCCGAGGACTCCAAGGCGGCCGTCAGGGACCTCGTGCACGCCGCGGTCTACCAGGACGACCCCGACCTCGCGCGCTGCGTGTGGGCCGAGGCGGCGCCCTGGGTGGCGTCGGTGTCCGCCAGGGCCGGCGAGGTCTTCGAGCAGGCCGAGGACTCCGCGCTGGCGTTCACGGCCTTCCCCAGGGCGCACTGGGCCAAGCTCCGCACCAACAACGTCCAGGAGCGCGCCAACCGCGAGATCAAGCGCCGCTACAGGGTCGTGCAGTCCTTCCCCTCGAGGGAGTCGATGCTGCGCCTGACGTGCGCGAGCCTCATGGAGACCGAGGGGCAGTGGTCCCAGCAGCGCATGTTCTCCGAGGCCTCGGCCGCCGAGGGCTTCGCCGAGCCCGCGGACAGGCCGGCCCCGACAGAGGGGAGGCGCCGCGCGCTCGGGCGGCGCGCCAGGGAGATAGTGGACGAGATAGTCGAGAAGCACGGCCTCAAGAAGGAGTAA
- a CDS encoding aminotransferase class III-fold pyridoxal phosphate-dependent enzyme, producing the protein MSLAAQQSLESHYVMHTFGRSPVEFVEGHGMKLTGDDGREYLDFLAGIGVCSLGHGDPAVLSALEAQTKKLMHVSNYFYIEQRGQVAALLSKLANDDVDGARVLADAIAAGDETTAAALGAPAADEQVWETFFANSGAEANEGSMKLARLYAKRAGNGGNTIVCMRGGFHGRTLETIAATMQDWLQDSFRPLPGGFVACTPNDVDELRAIFKQLGSEICAVMLEPIQGESGVHPMTEEFMATARDLAHEVGAVLIADEVQCGIFRSGKPFAFQTYGVEPDIMSLAKGIADGVPMGAVVAKKEIADVFKPGDHGSTFGGSCLAIAACAATLSALVRGDYAEHAAKVGAYMEAKLAKLPHVTEVRGRGLMLGCDLDDAAGDAHGVVARALAAGAVINATGAHTLRFLPPLVCEEADVDSLIEILSGVLG; encoded by the coding sequence ATGTCACTTGCAGCTCAGCAATCGCTTGAATCCCATTACGTTATGCATACCTTTGGCCGCTCTCCGGTCGAGTTTGTCGAGGGTCACGGCATGAAGCTCACCGGCGACGATGGCCGTGAGTACCTCGACTTTCTTGCCGGCATCGGCGTGTGCAGCCTAGGTCATGGCGACCCGGCTGTGCTCTCGGCGCTCGAGGCACAGACCAAAAAGCTCATGCATGTCTCCAATTACTTCTACATTGAGCAGCGCGGACAGGTCGCGGCGCTGCTGTCCAAGCTTGCTAACGACGACGTAGATGGTGCGCGCGTGCTTGCCGATGCCATTGCCGCCGGCGATGAGACCACGGCAGCTGCTCTTGGTGCCCCGGCTGCGGATGAGCAGGTTTGGGAGACCTTCTTTGCCAACTCTGGCGCCGAGGCCAACGAGGGCTCGATGAAGCTCGCGCGCCTGTACGCCAAGCGTGCCGGTAATGGCGGCAACACCATCGTGTGCATGCGCGGCGGCTTCCACGGCCGTACGCTCGAGACCATTGCCGCCACCATGCAGGATTGGCTGCAGGACAGCTTCCGCCCGCTGCCGGGTGGCTTTGTGGCCTGCACGCCCAACGATGTGGATGAGCTGCGTGCGATCTTTAAGCAGCTGGGGAGCGAAATTTGTGCCGTGATGCTCGAGCCGATCCAGGGTGAGAGCGGTGTGCATCCCATGACCGAGGAGTTTATGGCTACGGCGCGCGACCTGGCACACGAAGTGGGCGCCGTGCTTATCGCCGACGAGGTCCAGTGCGGCATCTTCCGCTCCGGCAAGCCGTTTGCGTTCCAGACCTATGGCGTGGAGCCCGACATCATGAGCCTTGCCAAGGGCATTGCTGATGGCGTGCCCATGGGTGCCGTCGTGGCGAAGAAGGAGATTGCCGACGTGTTTAAGCCGGGCGACCACGGCTCGACCTTTGGCGGTAGCTGCTTGGCCATCGCGGCGTGTGCCGCGACGCTCTCCGCGCTTGTGCGTGGCGATTATGCCGAGCATGCTGCCAAGGTGGGTGCCTATATGGAGGCAAAGCTCGCCAAGCTGCCGCACGTGACCGAGGTACGTGGTCGCGGCTTGATGCTCGGCTGTGATTTGGATGATGCCGCGGGCGACGCGCATGGTGTTGTTGCCCGCGCGCTGGCCGCCGGTGCCGTGATCAACGCTACGGGTGCGCATACGCTGCGTTTCCTGCCGCCACTCGTCTGCGAGGAAGCCGACGTGGACAGTCTGATCGAGATCCTGTCGGGTGTTTTGGGCTAA
- the argB gene encoding acetylglutamate kinase codes for MKFARDCRSSESNEATAQLLFEALPWIKNLTGKTVVIKYGGAAMVDEQLRRDVMSDIVLLKIIGMRPVIVHGGGKAINEALSHYDIPVEFKNGQRVTTPATMDIVREVLGGKVNQELVAAINHHGNLAVGVSGSDAGTLIAEPLDPELGRVGKVTHVNTDYIERLLDSEYIPVIATVAAGEDGGFFNINADTAAGAVAAALHAHKAIFLTDVDGLYKDFSDKDSLISNLTLDEVNEMLYGGEVDKGMIPKLRAAVDALTGGVFRAHIINGTTPHSLLLELLTDAGVGTVIHSTETAYEFDTHPHPLSTFAARLTENLDEVEKLQTV; via the coding sequence ATGAAATTCGCACGCGATTGTCGTTCGAGCGAATCCAACGAAGCAACCGCGCAGCTGCTGTTCGAAGCGCTGCCGTGGATTAAGAACCTGACCGGCAAGACGGTTGTTATCAAATATGGCGGAGCCGCCATGGTTGATGAGCAGCTGCGCCGCGACGTGATGAGCGACATCGTTTTGCTCAAGATCATCGGTATGCGTCCCGTCATCGTGCATGGCGGCGGCAAGGCTATCAACGAGGCGCTGAGCCATTACGATATTCCCGTCGAGTTTAAGAACGGCCAGCGCGTGACCACGCCGGCGACTATGGATATCGTGCGCGAGGTGCTGGGCGGCAAGGTCAACCAAGAGCTGGTTGCTGCCATCAACCACCACGGCAACCTGGCCGTGGGCGTGTCGGGCAGCGATGCCGGCACCCTTATCGCCGAGCCACTCGACCCAGAGCTCGGCCGCGTAGGCAAGGTCACGCACGTCAACACCGACTATATCGAGCGCCTGCTCGATAGCGAGTACATCCCCGTCATCGCTACCGTCGCGGCGGGGGAGGACGGCGGTTTCTTCAACATCAACGCCGACACCGCCGCCGGTGCCGTTGCCGCGGCGCTCCACGCGCATAAGGCAATCTTTTTGACCGACGTCGATGGCCTGTACAAGGACTTTAGCGACAAGGACTCGCTTATCTCCAACCTAACGCTCGACGAGGTCAACGAAATGCTCTACGGCGGCGAGGTCGATAAGGGCATGATTCCCAAGCTGCGCGCGGCCGTCGATGCGCTTACCGGCGGCGTATTTCGTGCCCACATCATTAACGGTACTACGCCGCATTCGCTGCTCCTGGAGCTGCTGACCGATGCCGGCGTCGGCACCGTGATCCATTCCACCGAGACGGCTTACGAGTTCGATACGCATCCGCATCCGCTTTCGACGTTTGCTGCGCGTCTGACCGAGAACCTTGACGAGGTCGAGAAGCTTCAGACGGTCTAG
- the argJ gene encoding bifunctional glutamate N-acetyltransferase/amino-acid acetyltransferase ArgJ: protein MNTDLIDIKIRAVEGGVTAAAGFKAAGIHAGFRKNPERLDYALVVPDKPCPGAGVFTTNRFCAAPVQVSRANLGGADKGYGIIAGVSVNSGNANAATGETGLACARETCSIASQVIGCEPQQILVASTGVIGQILPIDTFETAIPAAYEALSAHGGADAARAIMTTDTHSKEYAVSYVSEAAGHAGNVYTVGGMCKGSGMIMPNMATMIAVITTDAHVEPAALHALLLSTVKQTFNKVTVDSDTSTNDTCIMLASGAAAADAEPIVEGSDAFDELAFAVHEVCESLARNIAADGEGASKLVTVNVTGAVNDEEADIAARAVANSPLVKTCIAGHDCNWGRVAMALGKCGVKFNQEDVSIDMMGMPVCRDGLTVPFDEDEALRRFEAPEIVISADLGAGDAATTVWTCDLTHEYISINGDYRS, encoded by the coding sequence ATGAACACCGACCTGATTGATATCAAGATTCGCGCCGTCGAGGGCGGCGTTACGGCGGCTGCCGGCTTTAAGGCCGCAGGCATCCATGCGGGATTCCGGAAGAATCCCGAGCGCTTGGACTATGCGCTCGTCGTGCCTGATAAACCCTGTCCCGGCGCCGGCGTGTTTACGACCAACCGCTTTTGTGCGGCGCCCGTGCAGGTGAGCCGTGCCAACCTGGGCGGTGCGGACAAGGGCTATGGCATTATCGCCGGTGTTTCGGTCAACTCTGGCAATGCCAACGCCGCCACGGGTGAGACAGGCCTTGCATGCGCGCGCGAGACGTGCAGCATCGCATCGCAGGTCATCGGCTGCGAGCCCCAACAGATCCTGGTTGCCTCCACGGGTGTGATCGGGCAGATTCTGCCGATCGACACGTTTGAGACCGCCATTCCTGCTGCCTACGAGGCACTCTCCGCCCACGGTGGCGCCGATGCCGCTCGCGCCATCATGACGACCGACACGCACTCCAAGGAGTACGCCGTGTCCTACGTCAGTGAGGCCGCGGGTCATGCGGGCAATGTCTATACGGTAGGCGGAATGTGCAAGGGCTCGGGCATGATCATGCCCAACATGGCCACCATGATCGCAGTTATCACCACCGATGCCCACGTCGAGCCTGCGGCACTTCATGCCCTACTGCTCTCGACCGTCAAGCAGACCTTTAACAAGGTAACGGTCGATTCCGACACCTCGACCAACGACACCTGCATCATGCTTGCCTCCGGCGCCGCTGCCGCAGATGCCGAGCCTATCGTCGAGGGCTCCGATGCCTTCGACGAGTTGGCATTTGCCGTGCACGAGGTGTGCGAGAGCCTGGCGCGCAATATCGCCGCCGATGGTGAGGGCGCATCCAAGCTTGTTACGGTCAACGTTACCGGCGCCGTGAACGACGAGGAGGCCGATATCGCCGCCCGTGCCGTTGCCAACTCGCCGCTCGTCAAGACCTGCATCGCCGGCCACGACTGCAACTGGGGCCGTGTTGCTATGGCGCTTGGCAAGTGCGGCGTTAAGTTTAATCAGGAAGACGTTTCCATCGACATGATGGGCATGCCTGTCTGTCGCGACGGTCTGACTGTTCCCTTTGACGAGGACGAGGCTCTACGACGTTTCGAGGCGCCCGAGATCGTGATCTCGGCCGACCTGGGCGCAGGCGACGCGGCAACGACCGTGTGGACCTGCGACCTCACGCATGAATACATCTCCATCAACGGCGACTACCGTTCCTAG
- the argC gene encoding N-acetyl-gamma-glutamyl-phosphate reductase, whose translation MSLKVGIVGAAGYAGAELIRLMLGHPEFELVAITSNADAGQPLSAVYPSFAGVSDLVFTTHDAPELKSCDAVFLAVPHTAAMAQVPALLAAGVSCFDLSADYRLSDASVFEAWYAAEHTSPELLKTRAFGLPELFCQDLETAASSHAAGKPVLVACAGCYPTATSLAAAPAVRAGWVAESGPVIVDAISGVTGAGKSCNARTHFCSADENLEAYGVGKHRHTPEIEQILGLADRIVFTPHLAPLKRGLLSTVTMPLAPQALDALVLEDVVDHYKKFYAGRTFVRVLDAGQQPKTASVVGTNAAQIGLALNKRAGVLVATGAIDNLCKGAAGQAVQCANIVFGFDERRGLLTVACPV comes from the coding sequence ATGTCTTTGAAGGTTGGAATCGTCGGCGCGGCTGGATATGCCGGCGCCGAACTCATTCGCCTCATGCTTGGCCATCCCGAGTTTGAACTTGTTGCCATTACGTCCAACGCCGATGCCGGCCAGCCGCTGTCCGCGGTGTATCCGAGCTTTGCTGGCGTGAGCGATCTGGTTTTCACCACGCATGACGCCCCCGAGCTCAAGAGCTGCGATGCGGTTTTTCTTGCCGTGCCGCACACGGCTGCCATGGCACAGGTGCCCGCGCTGCTTGCCGCGGGCGTTTCCTGCTTTGATCTTTCGGCCGATTACCGTCTGAGCGACGCGTCCGTCTTTGAGGCATGGTATGCCGCTGAGCACACGAGCCCCGAGTTGCTCAAGACCCGCGCTTTTGGCCTGCCCGAGCTGTTCTGTCAGGACTTAGAGACTGCTGCTTCCAGCCATGCCGCCGGAAAGCCCGTGTTGGTCGCCTGCGCCGGCTGCTATCCCACCGCAACGAGCCTTGCAGCCGCTCCTGCCGTGCGTGCGGGCTGGGTGGCCGAGAGCGGTCCCGTGATCGTTGACGCTATCAGCGGCGTGACGGGTGCCGGCAAGTCCTGTAACGCCCGCACCCATTTTTGCAGCGCGGACGAGAACCTGGAAGCCTATGGCGTGGGCAAGCATCGTCATACGCCCGAGATCGAGCAGATACTCGGCCTAGCCGACCGCATCGTCTTCACCCCGCACTTGGCACCGCTCAAGCGCGGCCTGCTTTCCACGGTGACGATGCCGCTCGCGCCGCAGGCTCTCGACGCGCTGGTTCTTGAGGATGTCGTCGACCATTACAAGAAGTTTTACGCCGGTCGCACCTTTGTGCGCGTGCTCGATGCCGGCCAGCAGCCCAAGACGGCTTCGGTCGTCGGTACCAATGCCGCCCAGATTGGCCTTGCGCTCAACAAGCGTGCAGGCGTGCTGGTGGCGACGGGCGCCATCGACAATTTGTGCAAGGGTGCTGCGGGCCAGGCGGTCCAGTGCGCCAACATCGTTTTTGGCTTTGACGAGCGACGAGGCTTGCTCACAGTGGCGTGCCCGGTGTAG
- a CDS encoding pyridoxamine 5'-phosphate oxidase family protein: protein MDGLNTVLEYLTSVPAWYLATSVDGQPHVRPFSFAQIQDGKLWFVTARTKDVWQELLQNQRFEATSWWPGHGWLILRGRAGLDDRALDEMREAGWKHLEHLGEHYEGPNDPTLVFFSVEDPEAFICNHDEWVPVEL, encoded by the coding sequence GTGGACGGATTGAATACGGTGTTGGAGTATCTGACGTCGGTGCCGGCATGGTATTTGGCGACGAGCGTTGACGGACAGCCTCATGTGCGTCCGTTTTCGTTTGCGCAGATCCAGGATGGCAAGCTGTGGTTTGTAACAGCGCGCACCAAAGATGTGTGGCAAGAGCTGCTGCAAAACCAGCGCTTTGAGGCCACGAGTTGGTGGCCGGGCCATGGCTGGCTCATCTTGCGCGGGCGTGCCGGCTTGGATGACCGGGCTTTAGACGAAATGCGCGAAGCCGGGTGGAAGCATCTAGAGCACCTGGGCGAGCACTATGAGGGGCCTAACGACCCCACGCTCGTCTTCTTTAGCGTCGAGGATCCCGAGGCTTTTATCTGCAATCACGACGAATGGGTGCCGGTCGAGCTCTAG
- a CDS encoding pyridoxamine 5'-phosphate oxidase family protein produces MTDNDRTAQLELACSYLRRIPAWYLATTDVADGHQPRVRPFSFAMVDDGKLWFCTSRDKDMWAELSANPKFELSGWKPGECWIVLTGEAALEDDAVASDKVRQAGFKHMVGIGEEHESANDGRLAFFSVRNIAARFCDIDGSEERLEL; encoded by the coding sequence ATGACCGACAACGACCGCACGGCTCAGCTTGAGCTCGCCTGTTCGTATCTCAGGCGCATTCCGGCGTGGTATCTGGCCACGACCGATGTAGCCGACGGGCATCAGCCTCGCGTGAGGCCGTTTTCGTTTGCCATGGTCGATGACGGTAAACTGTGGTTTTGTACGTCGCGCGACAAAGATATGTGGGCGGAGCTGAGCGCGAATCCCAAGTTTGAGCTCTCGGGCTGGAAGCCGGGGGAATGTTGGATCGTATTGACCGGCGAAGCCGCACTTGAGGACGACGCAGTTGCGAGCGACAAGGTGCGTCAAGCGGGTTTTAAGCACATGGTGGGCATTGGCGAGGAACACGAGAGTGCCAACGACGGCCGCCTTGCTTTCTTTTCGGTCCGCAACATTGCCGCGCGCTTCTGTGATATCGACGGCAGCGAGGAGCGCCTGGAGCTCTAG
- a CDS encoding energy-coupling factor transporter transmembrane component T — MEAFSFGSYYPGDSAIHRLDPRTKLLLGFVFLITTLTVSSFRGLVPVAIFVVLIYTVSRVPLRRVLSSMAPLLAIVVVVAVLNLFTDQSGRILWQLGFLQISEGSLRSAAFMACRLTLMMAGMSAITLTTPTLDLTAGFERLLAPFARVGLPAHELGMIMGIALRFMPQFATEMKQTADAQASRGARVTGGPLGGVRMLGSVAIPLFTGVFRHAETLSAAMDARCYHGEQGRTRLHALTFGRGDALAAVVTALLLICVIVINLQLV; from the coding sequence ATGGAGGCGTTTTCGTTTGGCAGCTACTATCCCGGCGATAGTGCGATCCACCGCCTGGACCCGCGAACTAAGTTGCTCTTGGGCTTTGTGTTTCTGATCACGACGCTCACAGTCAGCAGCTTCCGCGGACTGGTCCCGGTCGCAATCTTCGTTGTCCTGATCTATACCGTGTCCCGGGTGCCGTTGCGCCGGGTCCTATCATCGATGGCGCCGCTGCTGGCAATCGTCGTCGTGGTCGCGGTGCTCAACTTGTTTACCGATCAGAGTGGGCGCATCTTGTGGCAGCTCGGCTTTCTGCAGATAAGCGAGGGCTCGCTGCGTTCTGCGGCGTTTATGGCGTGCCGCCTGACCCTGATGATGGCCGGCATGAGCGCCATTACGCTCACCACCCCCACGCTCGACCTCACCGCGGGCTTTGAGCGTCTGCTCGCACCGTTTGCGCGCGTGGGGCTTCCGGCGCATGAGCTCGGCATGATCATGGGTATCGCGTTGCGCTTTATGCCGCAGTTCGCTACCGAGATGAAGCAGACGGCCGATGCGCAGGCGAGCCGCGGTGCGCGCGTGACGGGAGGCCCGCTCGGCGGCGTGCGTATGCTCGGCAGTGTGGCCATTCCGCTGTTCACGGGCGTGTTCCGTCATGCCGAGACGCTTTCGGCCGCCATGGATGCGCGTTGCTATCACGGCGAACAGGGACGCACGCGTCTGCATGCACTTACGTTTGGCCGCGGCGATGCGTTGGCGGCGGTGGTGACGGCGTTGCTGCTCATCTGCGTCATCGTCATCAACCTTCAACTTGTTTAG
- a CDS encoding energy-coupling factor transporter ATPase, with the protein MIECRGVSFSYDGAVSALDGVDLNIEDGEFFCILGGNGSGKSTFAKHLNALLQPDAGTVRINGMDASDPELVYDIRLTAGMVFQNPDDQLVATLVEDDVAFGPENLGVESAQIAQRVREALKAVGLVGFERHETHALSGGQKQRVALAGVLAMEPRVLILDEASSMLDPRGRKGLMKACHALHERGMTIVMITHFMEEAAEADRVAVFQAGRVAMLGTPEEILTQADELAQLNLDMPESCRLGVALRAKGVPVYAQVREADVVAGIAQAYAERSRTGIAGWPFAFDPRIPDNVSSALDGADALEPVIEISHLSFSYSLSARERRRWHKRSATADKSSKQALWGNVPSSPWALRGVSLTVRRGEFLGLAGHTGSGKSTLVQHLNGLIRPQEGSVRALGLDLSNKKDAAAVKAKVGVVFQYPERQLFAETVAQDVAFGPHNLGLPQDEVDRRVESSLSRVGLDLSTVSDKSPFELSGGQQRRVAFAGVLAMEPEVLVLDEPMAGLDPAARSDFLELIDRLHREGLTVVMVSHSMDDLANCCDRIVVMNEGAVFAEGTPAQVFAHADELKSIGLGVPAAQRMALALAKAGVPLRFDGLYTVESLADELVDLLIGRSGGPSNVADIAKSKTVAREEGC; encoded by the coding sequence ATGATTGAGTGTCGGGGCGTTTCCTTTAGCTATGACGGTGCCGTGTCGGCACTCGACGGTGTCGATCTGAACATCGAGGACGGGGAGTTTTTCTGCATCCTCGGTGGCAATGGGTCGGGCAAGTCGACGTTTGCCAAGCATCTGAATGCGCTGCTGCAGCCCGATGCGGGCACGGTGCGCATTAACGGCATGGATGCGTCCGATCCCGAGCTGGTCTACGACATTCGCTTGACTGCTGGCATGGTGTTCCAGAATCCCGACGACCAGCTTGTGGCGACGCTTGTCGAGGACGACGTTGCGTTTGGTCCCGAGAACTTAGGGGTCGAATCGGCCCAGATCGCGCAGCGCGTGCGCGAGGCGCTGAAGGCCGTGGGTCTGGTGGGCTTTGAGCGCCACGAGACCCATGCGCTCTCGGGTGGCCAAAAGCAACGCGTGGCGCTTGCCGGCGTGCTCGCCATGGAGCCGCGCGTTCTCATTTTGGATGAGGCCTCCTCGATGCTCGATCCGCGCGGACGCAAGGGTCTTATGAAGGCCTGTCATGCGCTGCACGAACGCGGCATGACCATCGTGATGATTACGCACTTTATGGAAGAGGCCGCTGAGGCCGATCGCGTTGCTGTCTTCCAAGCGGGCCGCGTTGCCATGTTGGGCACGCCCGAGGAGATCTTGACGCAGGCGGACGAACTCGCGCAGCTCAACCTTGATATGCCGGAGTCGTGCCGTTTGGGCGTGGCGCTTCGTGCGAAGGGCGTGCCCGTTTATGCGCAGGTGCGCGAGGCGGATGTGGTCGCCGGTATAGCGCAGGCTTATGCCGAGCGGAGTAGGACAGGCATCGCCGGGTGGCCTTTCGCATTCGATCCTCGTATTCCCGACAACGTTTCCTCTGCGCTCGATGGCGCAGACGCGCTGGAGCCCGTTATCGAGATTTCGCACCTTTCGTTTAGCTATTCGCTGAGCGCCCGCGAGCGCCGCCGCTGGCATAAGCGCTCGGCCACTGCGGACAAATCGAGCAAACAGGCTCTCTGGGGAAACGTCCCCAGCAGCCCGTGGGCGCTGCGCGGTGTATCGCTGACGGTGCGTCGCGGCGAGTTCCTGGGTTTGGCAGGTCATACCGGTTCGGGTAAGTCGACGCTGGTCCAGCATCTCAACGGTTTGATTCGCCCTCAGGAGGGATCCGTTCGCGCGCTGGGGCTCGATCTGTCAAACAAGAAAGACGCCGCCGCGGTTAAGGCCAAGGTCGGCGTGGTGTTTCAATATCCTGAGCGTCAGCTGTTTGCCGAAACCGTGGCGCAGGACGTGGCGTTTGGTCCGCATAACCTTGGCTTGCCGCAAGATGAAGTCGACCGTCGTGTCGAGTCATCGCTCTCGCGCGTGGGCCTCGACCTTTCCACGGTCAGCGACAAGAGTCCCTTTGAGCTTTCGGGCGGTCAGCAACGGCGTGTGGCATTCGCCGGCGTGCTCGCCATGGAGCCCGAAGTCCTGGTGCTCGATGAACCCATGGCGGGGCTCGATCCGGCTGCGCGCAGTGATTTCCTGGAGCTCATCGATCGACTCCATCGCGAGGGCCTGACCGTTGTCATGGTTTCGCACAGCATGGATGACCTGGCCAATTGCTGCGACCGTATCGTCGTAATGAACGAAGGTGCGGTGTTTGCCGAGGGAACCCCCGCTCAGGTGTTTGCGCATGCGGATGAGCTTAAATCAATCGGCTTGGGTGTTCCCGCTGCCCAGCGCATGGCGCTGGCGCTTGCGAAGGCAGGCGTGCCGCTGCGCTTTGACGGCCTTTATACGGTTGAGTCGCTGGCAGACGAGTTGGTGGACCTGCTAATCGGTCGCTCGGGCGGTCCTTCTAACGTCGCGGACATTGCTAAATCCAAGACGGTCGCGCGAGAGGAGGGCTGCTAA
- a CDS encoding ECF transporter S component, whose protein sequence is MSEQSQHIHFENTNRWSTKQLVTMALMCALGALFMYVQLPILPSAPFLTYDPSLVPAMVCGFAYGPGAGTAVAAMAIVIHALTTGDWVGALMNLVATLGYILPAATVYQKMHTYKGAVIGLVLGVIAATALSMVANLTIGVWFWYGSVDAIAPLMIPAVLPFNLIKTVLNSVLTLVVYKAVSNLITPKKDQVKGRA, encoded by the coding sequence ATGTCTGAACAGTCGCAGCATATCCATTTTGAGAATACGAATAGGTGGAGCACCAAACAGCTCGTTACCATGGCGTTGATGTGCGCCTTGGGCGCCCTGTTTATGTACGTGCAGCTGCCTATCCTTCCTTCGGCGCCGTTTTTGACGTATGACCCGTCGCTGGTGCCGGCGATGGTGTGCGGTTTTGCGTATGGTCCTGGCGCCGGCACTGCTGTTGCCGCCATGGCGATCGTTATCCATGCGCTCACCACGGGTGACTGGGTCGGCGCGCTTATGAACCTGGTTGCCACGCTGGGCTACATTCTGCCCGCGGCTACCGTTTACCAGAAGATGCACACCTATAAGGGTGCCGTGATTGGCCTGGTGCTCGGCGTCATTGCCGCTACGGCGCTGTCTATGGTCGCAAACCTTACCATTGGCGTTTGGTTCTGGTATGGCTCGGTCGATGCGATCGCCCCGCTCATGATTCCTGCCGTACTGCCGTTCAACCTTATCAAGACCGTGCTTAACTCGGTGTTGACGCTGGTGGTGTATAAAGCAGTCTCCAACCTCATCACGCCTAAAAAGGACCAGGTCAAAGGCCGCGCATGA
- a CDS encoding helix-turn-helix transcriptional regulator translates to MQNESAPGARGPVFCGVDTHADSHWLYVLDWRGRKVLSRQFPADAAGYEALAGAIAAAGEPACVAMEGTSSWEAYRALMRPHEIRRPEDASGLVAARRAAKVSQVRAASILGTSEKYISMLERGQRELKPIRRAYEAWVEAGLPLDWDRQAFEAERKMDSKKHLAK, encoded by the coding sequence ATGCAAAACGAATCGGCACCCGGCGCCCGCGGGCCGGTCTTCTGCGGGGTCGACACCCACGCCGACTCGCACTGGCTGTACGTCCTGGACTGGAGGGGCCGCAAGGTCCTGTCCCGCCAGTTCCCCGCCGACGCGGCGGGCTACGAGGCGCTCGCCGGGGCGATCGCGGCGGCCGGGGAGCCGGCCTGCGTCGCGATGGAGGGGACGTCGTCCTGGGAGGCGTACCGGGCGCTGATGCGCCCGCACGAGATCAGGAGGCCCGAGGACGCCTCGGGGCTCGTGGCGGCCAGGCGCGCGGCGAAGGTCAGCCAGGTGAGGGCGGCGTCCATACTGGGCACCAGCGAGAAGTACATCTCGATGCTGGAGAGGGGCCAAAGGGAGCTCAAGCCCATAAGGAGGGCCTACGAGGCATGGGTCGAGGCCGGACTTCCGCTCGATTGGGACAGGCAAGCCTTCGAGGCCGAGCGCAAAATGGATTCTAAAAAACACCTTGCCAAATAG